One Cellulosimicrobium protaetiae genomic region harbors:
- a CDS encoding NADP-dependent oxidoreductase — translation MRAITYSRYGGPDVLETTDLPTPKVGPDSVLVRVRAASVNPVDWKVREGYLDQLMDAVFPVVPGWDVAGVVERVGLDTPELQVGDEVYGYVRKDVVGGEVSGGTFAELVAAPVRTLARKPAAWSFEEAAAVPLAGLTAYQTIRRAGVAEGQTVLVHAAAGGVGSFAVQIARALGARVIGTASERNHDFLRSLGAEPVTYGEGLADRVTGLAPEGVDVVLDYVGGDALDSVPQVLRDGGTVASITDARARDELGGHYVWVRPDVADLTELARLGDEGLLRPEVAEVFDLADAADAHRASQSGHVRGKVVVRV, via the coding sequence ATGCGAGCCATCACGTACTCCCGCTACGGCGGCCCAGACGTCCTCGAGACGACCGACCTCCCGACCCCCAAGGTCGGGCCCGACTCCGTGCTCGTGCGCGTGCGCGCCGCGAGCGTCAACCCGGTGGACTGGAAGGTCCGCGAGGGGTACCTCGACCAGCTCATGGACGCCGTCTTCCCGGTCGTCCCCGGGTGGGACGTCGCGGGCGTCGTCGAGCGCGTCGGGCTGGATACCCCCGAGCTCCAGGTGGGTGACGAGGTGTACGGATACGTGCGCAAGGACGTCGTCGGCGGCGAGGTGTCGGGCGGGACGTTCGCCGAGCTGGTCGCGGCGCCGGTCCGCACGCTCGCGCGCAAGCCCGCGGCGTGGTCGTTCGAGGAGGCCGCCGCGGTCCCGCTCGCGGGCCTGACGGCGTACCAGACGATCCGGCGTGCCGGGGTCGCCGAGGGGCAGACGGTCCTCGTGCACGCCGCGGCCGGGGGCGTCGGGTCGTTCGCCGTCCAGATCGCGCGGGCGCTCGGCGCGCGGGTGATCGGCACGGCGTCCGAGCGCAACCACGACTTCCTCCGCTCGCTGGGCGCCGAGCCGGTGACGTACGGCGAGGGTCTCGCGGACCGCGTCACGGGTCTCGCGCCCGAGGGCGTCGACGTCGTCCTCGACTACGTGGGCGGCGACGCGCTCGACTCCGTGCCCCAGGTCCTGCGCGACGGCGGGACGGTCGCCTCGATCACGGACGCCCGCGCCCGGGACGAGCTCGGCGGGCACTACGTCTGGGTGCGCCCCGACGTGGCGGACCTCACCGAGCTCGCGCGCCTTGGCGACGAGGGCCTGCTGCGCCCGGAGGTCGCCGAGGTGTTCGACCTCGCCGACGCCGCCGACGCGCACCGCGCGAGCCAGTCGGGCCACGTGCGCGGCAAGGTCGTCGTCCGGGTCTGA
- a CDS encoding VOC family protein, with amino-acid sequence MSTQIFVNLPVKDLDASKAFYTALGYTVNEQFTDENASSIVISDTIYVMLLTEEFAKQFTNKSVADATATTEVINALSVDSREEVDRLADAAFAAGATAVKDPQEEGGFMYSRSFADPDGHQWEVLFMDPTAFEG; translated from the coding sequence ATGAGCACGCAGATCTTCGTCAACCTGCCCGTCAAGGACCTCGACGCCTCGAAGGCGTTCTACACGGCGCTCGGCTACACCGTGAACGAGCAGTTCACGGACGAGAACGCGTCCTCGATCGTCATCAGCGACACGATCTACGTCATGCTCCTCACCGAGGAGTTCGCGAAGCAGTTCACGAACAAGTCCGTCGCCGACGCGACCGCGACGACCGAGGTCATCAACGCGCTGAGCGTCGACAGCCGTGAGGAGGTCGACCGCCTCGCCGACGCCGCGTTCGCCGCCGGCGCGACGGCCGTCAAGGACCCCCAGGAGGAGGGCGGTTTCATGTACTCCCGCAGCTTCGCCGACCCCGACGGCCACCAGTGGGAGGTCCTCTTCATGGACCCCACGGCGTTCGAGGGCTGA
- a CDS encoding amidohydrolase: MTSMSTPETVSVLRDVRPWGGERVDLHVTDGLITAVTPHDPAAPAPSGTGAPGDGGANGVVDGRGLLALPGLVNAHAHVDKSWWGKPWVSYGGEATTQGRIAHERAHRDELGIPGVDVTLAVLREFVRHGTTAIRTHVDVDLGLGLRGIDVVREALAALAGAVHAEIVAFPQDGVLRRPGVLDLLDAAAAAGAEHVGGLDPASIDRDPVGQLDGLFAIAERRGVGIDVHLHDGGELGAFQVELMIDRTLRAGLQGRVNVAHGFAVGDVPASRQADLVAAMGEAGITMTTVAPIGAAPLPVHALRAAGVAVGLGTDGIRDLWSPYGTGDLLALTTQLARLSRFRHDEELVTAARVATSDAARFVGRDVHDLAVGAPADVVLVEAENVPDAVVRAPRRALVIAGGRVVARDGDVLV, from the coding sequence ATGACCAGCATGAGCACCCCCGAGACCGTCAGCGTCCTGCGCGACGTCCGCCCGTGGGGCGGCGAGCGGGTCGACCTGCACGTCACCGACGGTCTGATCACCGCGGTGACGCCGCACGACCCGGCCGCGCCTGCACCGTCGGGCACCGGAGCGCCCGGCGACGGCGGGGCGAACGGTGTCGTGGACGGTCGAGGTCTGCTCGCCCTGCCGGGACTGGTCAACGCGCACGCGCACGTCGACAAGAGCTGGTGGGGCAAGCCGTGGGTCAGCTACGGCGGCGAGGCGACGACGCAGGGGCGCATCGCGCACGAGCGCGCGCACCGCGACGAGCTCGGGATCCCCGGCGTCGACGTCACGCTCGCGGTGCTGCGCGAGTTCGTCCGCCACGGCACGACGGCGATCCGCACCCACGTGGACGTCGACCTCGGCCTGGGCCTGCGCGGCATCGACGTCGTGCGCGAGGCGCTCGCCGCGCTCGCCGGCGCCGTGCACGCCGAGATCGTCGCGTTCCCGCAGGACGGCGTGCTGCGCCGCCCGGGCGTGCTCGACCTCCTCGACGCGGCCGCGGCTGCGGGCGCGGAGCACGTCGGCGGGCTCGACCCGGCGTCCATCGACCGCGACCCCGTGGGCCAGCTCGACGGGCTCTTCGCGATCGCCGAGCGGCGCGGCGTCGGGATCGACGTGCACCTGCACGACGGTGGCGAGCTCGGGGCGTTCCAGGTCGAGCTCATGATCGACCGCACGCTGCGCGCCGGGCTCCAGGGCAGGGTCAACGTCGCGCACGGCTTCGCGGTCGGCGACGTCCCGGCGTCGCGCCAGGCGGACCTCGTCGCCGCGATGGGCGAGGCGGGCATCACCATGACGACCGTCGCGCCGATCGGCGCCGCGCCCCTGCCGGTGCACGCGCTGCGTGCCGCGGGCGTGGCCGTCGGGCTCGGCACCGACGGGATCCGTGACCTGTGGTCGCCCTACGGGACCGGGGACCTCCTCGCCCTCACGACGCAGCTCGCGCGCCTGTCCCGGTTCCGGCACGACGAGGAGCTCGTCACTGCCGCGCGCGTCGCGACGTCCGACGCCGCCCGGTTCGTCGGCCGCGACGTGCACGACCTCGCCGTCGGCGCGCCCGCGGACGTCGTGCTCGTCGAGGCCGAGAACGTGCCCGACGCCGTCGTGCGCGCCCCGCGCCGCGCGCTCGTCATCGCCGGGGGCCGGGTCGTCGCGCGCGACGGCGACGTGCTCGTCTGA
- a CDS encoding YncE family protein, with amino-acid sequence MLANPRHTTAPGRTTAATRAWRRGALWITSLAVLLAACSPGSPADPTTPDPAPPGPSSPASDPEVPAPEAEPTVEPEDAAPRYLLATEAESDGLAVVDPTVREGSAVVDRVEVGAAPWGIAVHAPSMRAYVSTAQGVAVVDLTSRERVDLIPYRDSPARVGFGEHRRGGMGIAVSPDGARVHVAVHRGDSSTLETVDVAAREVVASTPVGLRTFDVLVATDGGEVYTVDHDQFSVHVVDTTTFETRRIEVAPFGTEGGLASFEKPHYSVLDDDGALLLPYQGRVLVRLDPATGTTTTVPSAADSHQHGVARTPDGRVVVVGNGPFGNATGGPNVAVLDPATGEERVAPLTRRHETVTTWTDPGTGALSAVLAGGYTQAEAWDGATVVDLATLESYEIQIPGRPQVVVPLPEGPAA; translated from the coding sequence ATGCTGGCGAACCCTCGGCACACCACCGCGCCCGGTCGGACGACCGCGGCGACCCGTGCGTGGCGCCGCGGCGCGCTCTGGATCACGAGCCTGGCCGTGCTCCTCGCCGCGTGCTCTCCCGGGAGCCCGGCCGACCCCACCACGCCCGACCCGGCTCCGCCCGGCCCGAGCTCCCCCGCCTCGGACCCCGAGGTGCCCGCGCCCGAGGCCGAGCCCACCGTCGAGCCGGAGGACGCAGCCCCCCGCTACCTCCTCGCGACCGAGGCGGAGTCCGACGGTCTCGCCGTCGTCGACCCGACGGTCCGCGAGGGCAGCGCCGTCGTCGACCGCGTCGAGGTCGGGGCCGCGCCGTGGGGCATCGCCGTGCACGCCCCGAGCATGCGCGCGTACGTCTCGACGGCGCAGGGCGTCGCGGTCGTCGACCTGACGTCGCGCGAGCGCGTCGACCTCATCCCCTACCGGGACTCGCCCGCCCGGGTCGGGTTCGGCGAGCACCGGCGCGGGGGCATGGGCATCGCGGTGTCGCCCGACGGCGCACGCGTCCACGTCGCGGTCCACCGCGGCGACTCGTCGACGCTCGAGACCGTCGACGTCGCGGCGCGCGAGGTCGTGGCGAGCACGCCCGTCGGGCTGCGAACCTTCGACGTCCTCGTCGCGACCGACGGCGGCGAGGTGTACACCGTCGACCACGACCAGTTCTCCGTGCACGTCGTCGACACGACGACGTTCGAGACGCGGCGGATCGAGGTCGCGCCGTTCGGCACCGAGGGCGGCCTCGCGTCGTTCGAGAAGCCGCACTACTCGGTGCTCGACGACGACGGCGCGCTCCTGCTCCCCTACCAGGGGCGCGTGCTCGTCCGCCTGGACCCGGCTACGGGCACGACGACGACCGTGCCCTCCGCGGCGGACAGCCACCAGCACGGCGTCGCGCGCACGCCCGACGGCCGCGTCGTCGTCGTGGGCAACGGGCCGTTCGGCAACGCGACCGGCGGCCCGAACGTCGCGGTCCTCGATCCCGCGACCGGCGAGGAGCGGGTCGCTCCCCTGACGCGCCGGCACGAGACCGTCACCACGTGGACCGACCCCGGGACCGGCGCCCTGAGCGCCGTGCTCGCCGGCGGGTACACGCAGGCCGAGGCGTGGGACGGCGCGACGGTCGTCGACCTCGCCACGCTCGAGTCGTACGAGATCCAGATCCCCGGACGGCCGCAGGTCGTCGTCCCGCTCCCGGAAGGACCCGCCGCATGA
- a CDS encoding GntR family transcriptional regulator gives MAPRSASATGAPGLDTPEPDTSEHGTFEPEALRVARVLRDQIVDGERGPGSRLVERELADELGVSRVPVREALRALVAEGLVTPRPRSWAVVRTFSPDDVAHLLEVRAALEVLAARRAAERAAPQDLTALADALAREEQAAARDDATAARRAAADFHEALLAAAGNSVLDELTAVTASRSRWLLGQHEDLAGMAGEHRHLLDAIRAGDADEAAHQVAAHLETSRRALTARRAAAD, from the coding sequence ATGGCACCTCGCTCCGCCTCCGCCACCGGCGCGCCCGGGCTCGACACGCCCGAGCCCGACACGTCCGAGCACGGGACGTTCGAGCCCGAGGCGCTGCGGGTCGCGCGCGTCCTGCGCGACCAGATCGTCGACGGGGAGCGCGGTCCCGGCAGCAGGCTCGTCGAGCGCGAGCTCGCCGACGAGCTCGGCGTGAGCCGCGTCCCCGTGCGCGAGGCGCTCCGCGCGCTCGTCGCCGAGGGGCTCGTCACGCCGCGACCGCGCAGCTGGGCCGTCGTGCGCACCTTCTCGCCCGACGACGTCGCGCACCTGCTCGAGGTGCGCGCGGCCCTCGAGGTGCTCGCCGCGCGTCGGGCCGCCGAGCGCGCGGCACCGCAGGACCTGACCGCGCTCGCCGACGCGCTCGCGCGCGAGGAGCAGGCCGCGGCCCGCGACGACGCGACGGCCGCACGCCGGGCGGCCGCCGACTTCCACGAGGCGCTGCTCGCGGCCGCCGGCAACAGCGTGCTCGACGAGCTCACGGCCGTCACCGCCAGCCGGTCGCGCTGGCTGCTCGGCCAGCACGAGGACCTCGCAGGCATGGCGGGCGAGCACCGCCACCTGCTCGACGCGATCCGCGCCGGCGACGCCGACGAGGCGGCGCACCAGGTGGCCGCCCACCTGGAGACGTCACGCCGCGCCCTCACCGCACGACGCGCCGCCGCGGACTGA
- a CDS encoding nitroreductase/quinone reductase family protein — protein MTDTSSAPPAPERPPRLPPRWFVRTAWVVHRAYYRVTGRRRGLWKPREQKWGTLLLRTVGRRTGRQHAVIVGYFEDGPNLVTLAMNGWAAPEPAWWLNLQAHPDTTVELHGESRAVHGRAAEGAERARLWERWRTYDDGLDGFAARRPSETAVVVLEPRAERTAG, from the coding sequence ATGACCGACACGTCGTCCGCACCTCCCGCCCCCGAGCGCCCGCCCCGGCTCCCACCGCGCTGGTTCGTCCGCACGGCCTGGGTCGTGCACCGCGCGTACTACCGCGTCACGGGCCGCCGGCGCGGCCTCTGGAAGCCCCGGGAGCAGAAGTGGGGCACGCTCCTGCTCCGCACCGTGGGCCGGCGCACCGGTCGCCAGCACGCCGTGATCGTCGGGTACTTCGAGGACGGACCGAACCTCGTGACCCTCGCGATGAACGGTTGGGCGGCGCCCGAGCCCGCGTGGTGGCTCAACCTCCAGGCCCACCCGGACACGACCGTGGAGCTGCACGGCGAGTCGCGCGCCGTGCACGGCCGGGCGGCCGAGGGTGCGGAGCGGGCCCGGCTCTGGGAGCGGTGGCGTACGTACGACGACGGGCTCGACGGGTTCGCGGCGCGTCGCCCCTCCGAGACCGCGGTCGTCGTCCTGGAGCCGCGGGCGGAGCGCACCGCGGGCTGA